In a single window of the Desulfovibrio mangrovi genome:
- a CDS encoding Lon protease family protein — protein sequence MTAIRDIAKVAVEDLRWRLDPATLPFSTTDELEVQDKIIGQDRGVEAFKFGMGMETKGYNIFVTGSVNLGKMAVVKRLLENSTRKQETPDDICYVNNFKTPEEPILLRFIAGNGVKFKNAVDKYLEGIKREVPQLFESQEYINSKNAIIEEHDKKTREFFKGLEERVKDAGFVMVNMQMGQIQRPDIVPVIDGEPVHLLKLEELVEKGRFPREEFQQLSSKYKELKEDIDAIFLEVRTLQKEVKRRSEEVDKLMFINIARELAEPLLNGWRDSEKVKKHVDAMLEDMAENLDAIKSIGQPQQGPMGMSFPGASAEAVLHPYGVNLLVDNSESEGPPVIVESHPTYRNLFGSIERVMDRNGLWRTDYKKILAGSFIRANGGYLVINLMDAILEPGVWQTLKRALKTSEIEIQTFDPYYLMATTSLKPESISMEVKVVVIATPYLYHMLRNYDEDVDKIFKVRADFESSMLRDDKAVQEISRLIKTFVADNELMPFHADAVAALMEHGVRISGRQERISTAFPILSDIMEEANFIAKEAGESVVRGEHVCKANDARIYRTNQMEDRMQEMIDRGSVFIDTEGAVVGQINGLAVYSLGDYAFGKPSRITCATSIGKDGIINIEREADLSGSTHNKGVLILGGYLRRNFAQDKPLTLAASIAFEQSYGGIDGDSASSTELYALLSSLSEVPIKQGIAVTGSVNQKGEVQPIGGVNEKIEGFYKVCKSRGLTGEQGVMIPKANVKDLMLKDEVVDAVKNGTFHVWSVASINEGIEILTDHAAGERDPEGCYPEGSINALVNEKLRSLAEGLRDFAKAKGASNGNGNGNGVENDE from the coding sequence ATGACTGCTATCAGAGATATTGCGAAAGTTGCCGTGGAAGATCTGCGCTGGAGGCTTGATCCTGCAACCTTGCCCTTTAGCACAACCGATGAGCTTGAAGTGCAGGACAAGATCATAGGCCAGGATCGCGGGGTAGAGGCCTTCAAGTTCGGCATGGGCATGGAGACCAAGGGGTATAATATTTTTGTCACGGGTTCAGTGAATCTTGGCAAGATGGCGGTGGTGAAGCGCCTTCTTGAGAATTCGACCCGCAAGCAGGAAACGCCGGATGACATTTGCTACGTTAACAACTTCAAAACGCCGGAAGAACCTATCCTGCTTCGTTTTATTGCCGGAAACGGCGTCAAGTTCAAGAATGCCGTGGATAAGTATCTTGAAGGCATCAAGCGCGAAGTACCCCAGCTTTTCGAAAGTCAGGAGTACATCAACAGCAAGAATGCCATCATAGAAGAGCACGACAAGAAAACTCGCGAGTTCTTCAAGGGGCTAGAAGAGCGGGTGAAGGATGCGGGGTTCGTCATGGTGAACATGCAGATGGGCCAGATCCAGCGTCCGGACATCGTGCCCGTCATAGATGGCGAACCGGTTCATCTGCTCAAGCTTGAAGAGCTTGTGGAGAAAGGGCGCTTCCCCCGCGAGGAGTTTCAACAGCTGAGCTCTAAATACAAGGAACTGAAGGAAGATATCGACGCCATTTTTCTTGAAGTACGCACGTTGCAGAAGGAAGTGAAGCGCCGTAGCGAGGAAGTGGACAAGCTCATGTTCATAAACATCGCACGGGAACTGGCAGAGCCTTTGCTGAACGGCTGGCGTGACTCGGAAAAAGTGAAGAAGCACGTGGATGCCATGCTGGAAGATATGGCCGAGAATCTTGATGCCATCAAGTCCATCGGGCAGCCTCAGCAGGGGCCCATGGGTATGAGTTTCCCCGGTGCTTCCGCAGAGGCCGTTCTGCACCCGTACGGTGTGAACCTGCTCGTAGACAATAGCGAAAGCGAGGGGCCGCCCGTTATTGTGGAGTCACATCCCACGTACCGAAACCTGTTCGGCAGCATTGAGCGTGTCATGGACCGCAACGGACTGTGGCGCACCGACTACAAGAAGATTCTTGCCGGTTCGTTCATCAGGGCGAATGGCGGGTATCTGGTCATCAATCTCATGGATGCCATTCTGGAGCCCGGAGTATGGCAGACGCTCAAGCGTGCTCTCAAAACTTCAGAGATCGAGATTCAGACCTTTGATCCGTACTATCTTATGGCGACGACTTCGTTGAAGCCGGAATCCATCTCCATGGAAGTAAAGGTCGTCGTCATTGCAACCCCTTACTTGTACCATATGTTGCGGAATTATGATGAAGACGTGGACAAGATCTTCAAGGTTCGTGCGGATTTTGAATCCTCCATGCTCCGGGACGACAAGGCCGTGCAGGAGATTAGCCGTCTCATAAAGACGTTTGTCGCGGACAATGAGCTCATGCCTTTCCATGCGGATGCCGTAGCCGCGCTCATGGAGCACGGGGTGCGTATCTCCGGCAGGCAGGAGCGCATTTCCACGGCTTTCCCCATCCTCAGCGACATCATGGAAGAGGCCAACTTCATAGCGAAAGAGGCGGGAGAATCCGTTGTCCGGGGTGAGCATGTATGCAAGGCCAATGATGCGCGCATCTATCGCACGAACCAGATGGAAGACCGCATGCAGGAAATGATTGATCGCGGCAGCGTGTTCATTGACACGGAAGGTGCCGTGGTCGGCCAGATTAACGGATTGGCGGTGTATTCCCTTGGCGATTATGCCTTTGGCAAGCCTTCGCGCATTACCTGTGCTACCTCGATAGGCAAGGATGGTATCATCAATATTGAACGAGAAGCTGATCTTTCAGGTTCCACGCACAACAAGGGTGTCCTTATTCTCGGCGGGTATCTGCGCAGGAACTTTGCTCAGGATAAGCCTTTGACCCTTGCGGCTTCCATAGCCTTCGAGCAGTCCTATGGAGGAATCGATGGTGATTCGGCTTCTTCCACTGAGTTGTATGCATTGCTCTCCAGCTTGTCGGAAGTTCCCATCAAACAGGGCATAGCCGTAACCGGTTCAGTCAACCAGAAGGGCGAAGTACAGCCCATTGGCGGCGTGAACGAGAAAATTGAGGGCTTTTACAAGGTTTGTAAGTCCCGTGGTCTTACAGGAGAACAGGGGGTTATGATCCCCAAGGCCAATGTGAAGGACCTGATGCTCAAGGATGAAGTGGTGGATGCCGTGAAGAATGGCACTTTCCACGTCTGGTCGGTTGCTTCCATCAATGAAGGCATTGAGATTCTGACAGACCATGCTGCCGGTGAGCGTGACCCCGAGGGATGTTATCCGGAAGGCTCCATTAATGCGCTTGTTAATGAGAAATTGCGTTCTCTGGCCGAGGGGCTTCGTGACTTTGCCAAGGCAAAGGGAGCGTCCAATGGAAATGGAAATGGGAACGGAGTGGAGAATGATGAATAG
- a CDS encoding Hsp20/alpha crystallin family protein: MPNLKIWKSQQLQRLRNDSERLFDRLCSEFGLPSVCQPLMEVDLTIKDLPDEVVVEAQLPGVSPEDISIVIDDTLLTISCREQEVSESGTQTSVMEHRFRLPCKVRSEEVVAELNGALLRITMPKCRKPESRRIPVVLKQKP; the protein is encoded by the coding sequence ATGCCCAACTTGAAGATTTGGAAAAGCCAGCAGTTGCAGAGACTCAGAAATGACAGCGAGCGGCTTTTCGACAGATTGTGCTCGGAATTCGGGCTGCCTTCCGTGTGTCAGCCTTTGATGGAGGTGGATCTTACCATCAAGGACTTGCCGGACGAGGTGGTCGTCGAGGCCCAGTTGCCCGGCGTTTCACCCGAGGATATCAGCATAGTGATTGATGATACACTTCTTACGATCAGCTGCAGGGAGCAGGAAGTCAGCGAGTCAGGTACCCAGACCAGTGTGATGGAGCATCGTTTCAGGCTGCCCTGCAAGGTGCGGTCTGAAGAGGTTGTGGCAGAACTCAACGGAGCTTTGCTGCGGATTACCATGCCTAAATGCAGAAAGCCGGAATCGCGTCGCATTCCGGTTGTTTTGAAGCAGAAGCCCTAA
- a CDS encoding CgeB family protein: MTTLSRSLRVLVVLPLYGGSLPVGRFCVEALKELGHTVEVFEAPSFHSAFSALKDLRVTTDRLEYLENSFLQVVSQAVLAKVETFEPDLVFCLAQAPLNRQALKRLRKDGVATAMWFVEDFRLFTYWRSFAPFYDYFAVIQYEPFISELRDIGVDNALYLPMAALPSMHRKLELSPMEQRKYGSDVSFLGAGYPNRRIAFRQLTHLDFKIWGTEWDGEPLLERHVQMKGARISSEDCVKIYNATKINLNLHSSVNARELVSGGDFVNPRTFELAACGAFQLVDRRSLMSDLFDSDELVTFGSMEEMLDKIQTYLGDEAERQAIAEKAQARVLRDHTYANRMRTLTEFIASRREGWPVPRSESAMLPDDIPEELRVELAALMQRLNIPADAAFQDIVWAIRQQNGQLSSVETAVLFLDEWKKQYQK, encoded by the coding sequence ATGACGACGTTATCACGTTCCCTGCGTGTTCTGGTGGTGCTTCCCCTCTACGGCGGCTCGCTTCCGGTGGGGCGCTTCTGCGTGGAAGCTCTCAAGGAACTGGGGCATACCGTGGAAGTGTTTGAAGCTCCTTCCTTTCATTCCGCATTTTCCGCACTGAAAGACCTGCGCGTCACCACGGACAGGCTTGAGTATCTTGAGAACAGTTTCCTGCAAGTCGTTTCGCAGGCCGTGCTGGCCAAAGTGGAGACCTTTGAGCCTGATCTTGTGTTCTGTCTTGCACAGGCTCCGTTGAATCGTCAGGCGCTCAAGCGACTGCGCAAGGACGGAGTCGCCACGGCCATGTGGTTTGTTGAAGATTTCCGACTCTTTACCTACTGGCGCAGTTTTGCCCCGTTCTACGACTATTTCGCTGTTATCCAGTATGAGCCCTTTATCAGCGAATTACGGGACATCGGCGTGGATAACGCCCTTTATCTCCCCATGGCCGCATTGCCCTCCATGCACAGAAAGCTGGAGCTTTCACCCATGGAGCAGCGTAAGTACGGATCGGACGTTTCCTTCCTCGGGGCGGGCTATCCGAACCGGCGCATTGCATTCCGGCAGCTGACTCATCTGGACTTCAAGATATGGGGGACGGAATGGGACGGTGAACCCTTGCTGGAGCGGCACGTGCAGATGAAGGGCGCGCGCATTTCCTCCGAGGATTGCGTAAAGATTTACAATGCCACCAAGATCAACCTGAACCTGCATTCCAGCGTCAACGCCAGAGAACTGGTCAGCGGCGGCGATTTCGTCAATCCCAGAACGTTTGAGCTTGCCGCATGTGGCGCTTTCCAGCTGGTGGACCGTCGTTCGCTCATGAGCGACCTGTTTGACTCTGACGAGCTGGTTACCTTTGGTTCAATGGAAGAGATGCTCGATAAGATTCAGACTTACCTCGGCGATGAAGCCGAACGGCAGGCCATTGCGGAAAAGGCTCAGGCCCGCGTGCTTCGTGATCACACCTACGCCAATCGCATGCGCACGCTTACGGAGTTCATTGCTTCCCGCAGAGAAGGGTGGCCTGTCCCCCGCAGCGAATCAGCCATGCTGCCCGATGATATTCCGGAGGAACTGCGTGTTGAACTTGCCGCACTGATGCAGCGGCTCAACATACCGGCCGATGCGGCATTTCAGGATATCGTATGGGCCATCAGGCAGCAGAACGGGCAGTTGTCTTCGGTAGAGACAGCGGTGCTTTTTCTGGACGAGTGGAAGAAGCAGTACCAGAAGTAA
- the greA gene encoding transcription elongation factor GreA, which translates to MDTIPISVEGFKKLERELDGLKKERPAIIQAIKEAREEGDLSENAGYDAARERQGMLEARINYIESRMPKFNVIDINTLSGPKAIFGSTVTVEDLESGEQKTYTMLGPDEADFNNGSISILSPVAKAILGKQVGDEVVVNAPKGRIEYEIISIQFKGSSPAA; encoded by the coding sequence ATGGATACTATCCCGATTTCCGTTGAAGGTTTCAAAAAGCTCGAGCGAGAACTCGATGGACTGAAGAAGGAACGCCCGGCCATCATTCAGGCTATCAAAGAAGCCCGCGAGGAAGGCGATCTTTCGGAAAATGCCGGATATGATGCTGCCCGCGAACGCCAGGGAATGCTTGAGGCACGCATCAACTACATTGAATCGCGTATGCCCAAGTTCAATGTCATCGATATCAATACGCTGAGCGGCCCCAAGGCCATCTTCGGCTCCACGGTGACGGTAGAAGATCTGGAGAGCGGCGAGCAGAAGACCTACACCATGCTGGGCCCGGATGAAGCCGATTTCAACAACGGCAGCATCTCCATCCTCTCCCCCGTCGCCAAGGCCATTCTCGGCAAGCAGGTAGGTGACGAGGTTGTGGTAAACGCACCCAAGGGCCGCATTGAGTACGAAATTATCTCCATCCAATTCAAGGGCTCTTCCCCTGCGGCCTAA
- a CDS encoding DegQ family serine endoprotease, with protein MNRHTPKALVVSPLLVLLMAAAAIAANLPDFTVLAKKAGPAVANISTEKTVEASNNKGLQDFLRKHPRGTPFDDFFDQFDQFFGNRGDQQPRKERSLGSGFIISPDGYVVTNNHVIENADIIRVNIETGQNSSESFIAKVIGADPETDLALLKVEAKRALPFVSFGNSDNLEVGEWVMAIGNPFGLDHTVTAGIVSAKGRNIRSGPFDNYLQTDASINPGNSGGPLINGDGEVIGINTAIIARGQGIGFAIPSNMAKRIINQLKTDQTVRRGWIGVNITDVDENTAKALGLKSDKGAFVAGVIPGQPADKAGLKSGDVITSVNEKEITSSSELINAIANLPPGDKAKLTIVREGKPRTVLITLGERSKEVAKAPSQPSKEASFDQLGIKLRPVTATEAKALGLDAVAGILVTEVDQTKAAAEADIRPGDVILQANLKPVNTVEEFSKILKEEGEARGAIMLQIKRRGIVQFRSIAITR; from the coding sequence ATGAATCGTCATACCCCAAAAGCTCTTGTCGTTTCCCCACTGCTGGTGCTGCTCATGGCTGCAGCCGCAATTGCGGCAAACCTGCCCGACTTTACCGTCCTTGCAAAGAAGGCCGGTCCCGCCGTGGCCAACATCAGCACGGAAAAAACCGTTGAAGCATCCAACAATAAAGGGTTGCAGGACTTTTTGCGCAAGCATCCGCGCGGCACTCCCTTTGACGACTTTTTTGACCAGTTCGACCAGTTTTTCGGCAACCGCGGAGATCAGCAGCCCCGCAAGGAACGCTCTCTGGGCTCCGGCTTCATTATCTCGCCTGACGGCTATGTGGTAACCAACAACCACGTCATCGAAAATGCGGATATCATCCGCGTAAACATCGAAACCGGCCAGAACAGCTCCGAATCCTTCATCGCCAAGGTCATCGGTGCCGACCCAGAGACCGACCTTGCGCTTCTGAAGGTGGAAGCCAAGCGCGCCCTGCCCTTCGTCAGCTTCGGTAATTCGGACAACCTTGAAGTAGGCGAATGGGTCATGGCCATCGGCAACCCCTTCGGGCTTGACCATACCGTGACCGCGGGCATTGTCAGCGCAAAGGGCCGCAACATCCGCTCCGGCCCGTTTGACAACTATCTGCAGACCGACGCCTCCATCAACCCCGGCAACTCCGGCGGTCCCCTTATCAACGGCGACGGTGAGGTCATCGGCATCAACACCGCCATCATTGCGCGCGGTCAGGGCATCGGCTTTGCCATTCCCAGCAACATGGCCAAGCGCATCATCAACCAGTTGAAGACTGACCAGACCGTGCGCCGAGGCTGGATTGGCGTAAACATCACCGATGTGGACGAAAACACCGCCAAGGCTCTCGGCCTCAAGAGTGACAAAGGCGCATTCGTTGCAGGCGTCATTCCCGGCCAGCCTGCGGACAAGGCCGGTCTCAAATCCGGCGACGTCATCACCAGCGTGAACGAAAAGGAAATCACCTCCTCCAGCGAGTTGATCAATGCCATTGCCAACCTGCCCCCCGGCGACAAAGCCAAGCTGACCATCGTACGTGAAGGCAAGCCCCGCACCGTACTGATCACCCTTGGTGAACGCAGCAAGGAAGTGGCCAAGGCTCCCAGCCAGCCCTCCAAGGAGGCCAGCTTTGACCAGCTCGGCATCAAGCTTCGCCCCGTGACAGCCACGGAAGCCAAGGCGCTTGGTCTGGATGCGGTTGCCGGCATTCTCGTCACCGAAGTTGATCAGACCAAGGCGGCAGCAGAAGCTGATATCCGCCCCGGAGATGTCATTCTGCAGGCCAACCTCAAGCCCGTGAACACCGTTGAGGAGTTCAGCAAGATCCTCAAGGAGGAAGGCGAAGCCCGCGGTGCCATCATGCTGCAGATCAAGCGGCGCGGCATTGTGCAGTTCCGTTCCATCGCCATCACCCGATAA
- a CDS encoding peptidylprolyl isomerase — MATAKARHILVDSEATCVELKNRIEGGEDFAEVAKQYSKCPSGRRGGELGQFRPGQMVPEFDYVCFNEAVGVVHGPVRTQFGYHLVEVTERVD, encoded by the coding sequence ATGGCAACAGCCAAAGCGCGTCACATTCTTGTTGATTCCGAAGCTACCTGCGTCGAACTGAAAAACCGCATCGAAGGCGGCGAAGATTTTGCCGAGGTGGCCAAGCAGTATTCCAAGTGTCCCTCCGGCCGCCGTGGTGGCGAACTGGGTCAGTTCCGCCCCGGTCAGATGGTTCCCGAGTTCGACTATGTCTGCTTCAACGAAGCTGTTGGCGTAGTGCACGGCCCCGTGCGCACCCAGTTCGGCTATCATCTTGTTGAAGTGACCGAACGCGTGGACTAG
- the hslU gene encoding ATP-dependent protease ATPase subunit HslU, translating into MSALTPREIVSELDKYIIGQKDAKRMVAVAMRNRWRRQQIEPALRDEIAPKNIIMMGPTGVGKTEIARRLAKLSASPFVKVEATKFTEVGYVGRDVESMIRDLMELGIALIREEETERVRTKAEANAEESLLDLLLPGSRASSPMTSFDAPTPSPAPAGDSTRDKMRQLFRQGKLDDREVEMEVEMQAGPHLEVMTIPGMEEIGSQFKDVFSKAFPAKRKKRRMRVGDAFALLIEQEAARLIDPDKVSEMARERVEQTGIIFIDEIDKIASSQHGGKSADISREGVQRDLLPIVEGSVVNTKYGMVRTDHILFIGAGAFHYSKPSDLIPELQGRFPLRTELSALGKDEFLRILKEPKNALTIQYKALLATEGVTIEFTEDGLEEIASFAELTNQETENIGARRLYTIMERILADISFEAPDRSGDSLVIDRAFVQQQLADVREDRDLSRYIL; encoded by the coding sequence ATGAGCGCTCTTACGCCTAGAGAAATCGTTTCCGAACTGGATAAGTATATCATCGGCCAGAAGGATGCCAAACGCATGGTGGCAGTCGCCATGCGCAACCGCTGGAGACGCCAGCAGATTGAGCCCGCCCTTCGCGACGAAATAGCCCCCAAGAATATCATCATGATGGGTCCCACCGGCGTGGGCAAGACCGAAATCGCCCGCCGTCTCGCCAAGCTTTCCGCCTCCCCCTTCGTGAAGGTGGAAGCCACCAAGTTCACCGAAGTAGGCTATGTGGGACGCGACGTGGAATCCATGATCCGCGACCTGATGGAACTGGGCATCGCACTCATCCGCGAGGAAGAGACGGAGCGCGTCCGCACCAAGGCCGAGGCCAATGCCGAAGAAAGCCTGCTGGACCTGCTGTTGCCCGGCTCCCGCGCCTCTTCCCCCATGACCTCTTTCGACGCTCCTACGCCATCTCCCGCGCCTGCGGGCGACTCCACCCGCGACAAGATGCGCCAGTTGTTCCGTCAGGGAAAACTGGATGATCGCGAAGTGGAGATGGAAGTGGAAATGCAGGCCGGTCCCCATCTTGAGGTAATGACCATTCCCGGCATGGAAGAGATCGGCTCCCAGTTCAAGGATGTATTCAGCAAGGCTTTTCCCGCCAAGAGAAAGAAGCGCCGCATGCGTGTAGGCGACGCCTTTGCCCTGCTCATAGAACAGGAAGCCGCACGCCTGATTGATCCCGACAAAGTCTCAGAAATGGCCCGCGAACGCGTGGAGCAGACGGGCATCATCTTCATCGACGAAATCGACAAGATTGCCAGCTCCCAGCATGGCGGAAAATCCGCCGACATTTCCCGCGAGGGTGTGCAGCGCGACCTGCTCCCCATTGTGGAAGGCAGCGTGGTGAACACCAAGTACGGCATGGTGCGCACAGACCACATCCTTTTCATCGGTGCAGGCGCATTCCACTACTCCAAGCCTTCGGACCTCATTCCCGAGCTGCAGGGCCGCTTCCCACTGCGCACGGAGCTTTCCGCTCTAGGCAAGGACGAATTCCTTCGCATTCTCAAGGAACCGAAGAACGCCCTTACCATCCAGTACAAGGCCCTTCTGGCCACGGAAGGCGTCACCATAGAGTTCACCGAAGACGGGCTTGAAGAGATTGCCTCCTTTGCCGAACTGACGAACCAGGAAACCGAGAATATCGGTGCCCGCCGCCTCTATACAATCATGGAACGCATACTTGCGGATATCTCGTTTGAAGCGCCGGACCGTTCAGGCGACTCCCTCGTGATAGACCGCGCCTTTGTACAGCAGCAACTGGCCGACGTCCGCGAAGACCGCGACCTTAGCCGGTACATTCTGTAA
- a CDS encoding 30S ribosomal protein S1, whose translation MAGSDDSRQMGAEESFEAMLDAYTGSMGESLKVGDRVKGTVISITADSVFVDTGTKVDGVAERNEFLDDAGELTIKDGDEVELYVMAASAQEIRLSKALSGVGGAAILEDAYKANLPVEGRVVATRKGGYDVEVLKRRAFCPVSQIDTRFVEDAEAYVGQTFQFQIIKFEQNGRNVVVSRRVLLEKEQEAKRAEFLAEIKEGSVVDAKIVRLAPFGAFAEIQPGIEGLIHVSELSWARIGAADEAVSEGDVVRAKILSIETDKKGQLRISMSAKQVMENPWTRVAEDLKEGEVREGKVVRLTNFGAFVEVLPGIDGLVHISEMSYTKRVHKPGDMVAVGDKVMVKVKGIDLNAQRVSLSMKEAEGDPWAGVEERFAAGSTVEGKVESRTDFGLFVALAPGITGLMPKSNMAKADKAANLDNAKPGDTLQVTVAQVRTAERKITLAPVGVETEEDTSWKEYRKPKAEKTTVSGDTSAFSNTLGAALKNALKNK comes from the coding sequence ATGGCCGGTTCCGACGACAGCCGCCAGATGGGCGCTGAAGAAAGTTTTGAAGCGATGCTGGATGCCTACACGGGCTCCATGGGTGAAAGCCTTAAGGTTGGCGACCGCGTGAAAGGCACGGTCATCAGCATTACCGCTGACAGCGTGTTTGTGGACACCGGCACCAAGGTAGACGGCGTTGCCGAGCGCAACGAATTCCTTGATGATGCAGGCGAACTGACCATCAAGGACGGCGACGAAGTTGAACTCTACGTCATGGCCGCTTCGGCACAGGAAATTCGCCTGTCCAAGGCTCTTTCCGGAGTTGGCGGTGCCGCCATTCTGGAAGATGCCTACAAAGCCAATTTGCCTGTAGAAGGCCGCGTTGTTGCCACCCGCAAGGGCGGCTACGATGTTGAAGTGCTCAAGCGCCGTGCATTCTGCCCCGTCAGCCAGATCGACACCCGCTTCGTGGAAGACGCGGAAGCCTATGTCGGTCAGACCTTCCAGTTCCAGATCATCAAGTTTGAACAGAACGGCCGCAACGTAGTTGTTTCCCGCCGCGTACTGCTTGAGAAGGAGCAGGAAGCCAAGCGTGCCGAGTTCCTTGCCGAGATCAAGGAAGGCTCCGTTGTTGACGCCAAGATCGTCCGCCTTGCTCCCTTCGGCGCTTTTGCCGAAATCCAGCCCGGCATTGAAGGCCTGATTCATGTTTCCGAGCTCTCCTGGGCCCGTATCGGCGCTGCCGATGAAGCCGTGAGCGAAGGCGACGTAGTTCGTGCCAAGATTCTTTCCATTGAGACCGACAAGAAGGGCCAGCTGCGCATCTCCATGTCTGCCAAGCAGGTTATGGAAAACCCCTGGACCCGTGTTGCCGAAGACCTCAAGGAAGGCGAAGTACGTGAAGGCAAGGTTGTACGCCTCACCAACTTCGGCGCATTCGTTGAAGTGCTGCCCGGCATTGACGGTCTGGTTCACATTTCCGAAATGTCCTACACCAAGCGTGTTCACAAGCCCGGCGACATGGTTGCCGTGGGTGACAAGGTCATGGTGAAGGTCAAGGGCATCGACCTCAACGCACAGCGCGTTTCCCTGAGCATGAAGGAAGCAGAAGGCGACCCGTGGGCAGGCGTTGAAGAGCGCTTTGCTGCCGGCTCCACCGTGGAAGGCAAGGTTGAATCCCGCACCGACTTCGGTCTGTTCGTGGCACTTGCCCCCGGCATTACCGGCCTTATGCCCAAGTCCAACATGGCCAAGGCTGACAAGGCCGCCAATCTGGACAACGCAAAGCCCGGCGACACCCTGCAGGTTACTGTGGCTCAGGTTCGCACCGCCGAACGCAAGATCACCCTTGCCCCCGTGGGCGTGGAAACCGAAGAAGACACCTCCTGGAAGGAATACCGCAAGCCCAAGGCCGAAAAGACCACGGTTTCCGGTGACACCTCCGCCTTCTCCAACACGCTGGGCGCAGCTCTCAAGAACGCCCTGAAGAACAAGTAA
- a CDS encoding RrF2 family transcriptional regulator, with the protein MRLLTNSRYGTRLLLDIAVHGREEPVLMRDSAKRLGISQKYLEKIARQLKNGGYLTTRRGPNGGHMLAVEPSSITVGEVVRLLEGGTDLVGCGKDAVTCTHAPGCLTRLLWKEASLAMYTHLDKFCFGELVNYAEKGVKFGDYCVRTITEHPEFKREIPVSSKCSLADVTLTGLEDFL; encoded by the coding sequence ATGCGGTTACTAACGAACAGTCGGTACGGTACGCGGCTATTGCTCGACATAGCCGTTCATGGGCGGGAAGAACCCGTCTTGATGCGTGATTCTGCCAAGCGGCTCGGTATTTCTCAGAAATATCTGGAGAAGATTGCCCGCCAACTCAAGAATGGTGGGTATCTGACGACAAGACGCGGTCCCAATGGCGGGCACATGCTGGCGGTGGAGCCTTCTTCCATCACCGTAGGTGAAGTGGTGCGGCTACTTGAAGGAGGAACCGATCTGGTAGGGTGCGGCAAGGATGCTGTTACCTGTACTCATGCCCCGGGCTGTCTTACCCGCCTGCTCTGGAAGGAAGCGAGCCTGGCCATGTATACGCATCTGGATAAGTTCTGTTTTGGAGAGCTTGTGAATTATGCGGAGAAAGGGGTGAAGTTCGGCGACTATTGCGTTCGGACCATTACCGAGCACCCTGAATTCAAACGGGAGATTCCCGTTTCGTCAAAGTGTTCCCTGGCGGATGTGACGCTGACAGGTCTTGAGGATTTCTTATAG
- the argB gene encoding acetylglutamate kinase, producing MDQHEKDKMKSRVLIESLPYMRQFHGETVVIKYGGHAMKDAELGRAFALNIVLLKYVGINPVVIHGGGPQIGRMLEALNIQSHFREGLRVTDDATMDVVEMVLVGKVNKEIVNMLNLAGCKAVGLSGKDGRLIRARKMEMVIENFKRTPEIIDLGKVGEVVGVETSLLRSLERDGYVPVIAPVGVDEEGITYNINADAVAGAVAGALKAKRLLLLTDVPGILDKNKELLSSLTVRQVHGLFEQGILQGGMIPKVKCCLEALEEGVEKAMIIDGRVENSVLLELFTDKGIGTQITQDAS from the coding sequence ATGGACCAGCATGAAAAAGACAAAATGAAGTCGCGGGTTCTTATCGAATCCCTGCCCTATATGCGCCAGTTCCACGGCGAGACCGTCGTCATCAAGTACGGCGGCCACGCCATGAAGGATGCTGAACTCGGCCGTGCCTTTGCTCTGAACATCGTACTGCTCAAATATGTGGGCATTAACCCCGTGGTCATTCACGGCGGCGGCCCGCAGATTGGCAGGATGCTGGAAGCGCTGAACATTCAGAGCCACTTCCGCGAAGGACTGCGCGTGACCGACGATGCCACCATGGACGTGGTGGAAATGGTGCTCGTAGGCAAGGTGAACAAGGAAATCGTGAACATGCTCAACCTTGCGGGGTGCAAGGCTGTGGGGCTCTCCGGCAAGGACGGCAGACTCATCCGCGCCCGCAAGATGGAGATGGTCATTGAAAACTTCAAGCGCACCCCCGAGATCATCGACCTCGGCAAAGTGGGCGAGGTTGTGGGCGTGGAAACCTCTCTGCTCCGCTCGCTGGAACGCGATGGATATGTTCCCGTTATCGCCCCCGTGGGCGTAGACGAAGAAGGCATCACCTACAACATCAACGCAGACGCCGTAGCCGGTGCTGTGGCCGGTGCTCTCAAGGCCAAACGCCTGCTGCTGCTCACGGACGTTCCCGGCATTCTGGACAAGAACAAGGAGTTGCTCTCCTCCCTCACGGTTCGCCAGGTACACGGCCTCTTTGAGCAGGGCATCCTGCAAGGCGGCATGATCCCCAAGGTGAAATGCTGTCTTGAAGCCCTTGAAGAAGGGGTGGAAAAAGCCATGATCATTGACGGCCGCGTTGAGAACTCCGTGCTGCTCGAACTCTTCACCGACAAGGGCATAGGCACCCAGATCACTCAGGACGCCAGCTAA